In Paenibacillus sp. G2S3, a single window of DNA contains:
- the pucD gene encoding xanthine dehydrogenase subunit D, translated as MLLNKESSGSRWRTRPDGEGKVSGKLQYLTDMRAEEMLIGRVLRSQQAHARILSVRIEKALEVPGVHAVITHEDVPGLNGFGIALPHQPVFCSDRVRYTGDAIAAVAAETDEIAENALSLIEVDYELLPLLENPEEAMKTDAILLHAEGNVLHRTEYRKGQPEAVFKDCCHVVEETYYTPRQMHTYMETEGGLFIPEDNGRLTVYSATQHGLMDRMQLSRILAIPQEDIRVISSPIGGSFGGKDELNVQPYGALLALRTLRPVRLHNSRAESVRAGLKRHPMKITMKTGCDHEGIIKAHQVKIISDTGAYATLGAEVLNFATEHVMGPYIIDHIDVEGFAVYTNNGVSGEFRGFGGNQAIFALEGQIDRLAERLQIDPWEMRRRNLRKYGDLGPLGQEIAQTDGAFQVWDALACSPLMTEPASTDSGSGFVEPWIVTGTGAAIAMHGAGLGYGIPDPAGGRLSLTLDGKIEAVFGYEEFGQGLIATMEQMLIERFGLAAEDISIVIGDTDVVPDSGSSTASRSTSMMWMALQRLQPDFTARVLQAAVTIKPKLDITEMKLGPGGIWQKDGGLLLTYKELALRISEPIVCNTKFTYPTTPFKRVGAHFLYTYSAIAVRVEVNLLTGRVRVLDQYHAVAAGPVANPQGYLGQIEGGSSMAVGFTLSEDAVMSGGSYVTKNLDTYLVPTIADMNGSIQVQPIEDLPDHDTYGPRGIGEVGSVNLAPAVASAIFQAVGKRVTKLPIDPEWLQSTPFIPQKAVNIHAEH; from the coding sequence ATGCTGCTGAATAAGGAATCCAGCGGGAGCCGCTGGCGTACACGGCCCGACGGAGAGGGCAAGGTATCCGGCAAGCTGCAGTATTTGACCGACATGAGGGCGGAAGAAATGTTGATCGGCCGCGTGCTCCGCAGTCAACAGGCGCATGCCCGTATTTTATCCGTGCGAATAGAGAAGGCCCTGGAGGTTCCGGGTGTACACGCTGTAATTACCCATGAGGATGTGCCCGGACTTAACGGTTTTGGTATAGCCTTGCCGCATCAACCGGTATTTTGCAGTGATCGTGTACGTTACACTGGCGATGCGATTGCGGCAGTAGCGGCTGAGACGGATGAAATTGCGGAAAATGCCTTATCCCTTATCGAAGTGGATTATGAGCTTCTACCCTTACTGGAGAATCCGGAAGAGGCGATGAAGACGGATGCTATTCTTCTACATGCCGAGGGAAACGTGCTTCATCGTACGGAATACCGCAAGGGGCAACCGGAAGCGGTATTTAAGGATTGCTGCCACGTAGTGGAGGAGACATATTACACACCTCGCCAAATGCACACCTATATGGAGACTGAGGGTGGATTGTTTATCCCCGAAGATAACGGACGGCTTACCGTGTATTCAGCTACACAGCATGGGTTGATGGATCGGATGCAGCTATCCAGAATTCTGGCTATTCCTCAAGAAGATATTCGCGTCATCTCGAGTCCGATCGGCGGTTCTTTTGGAGGAAAAGACGAACTAAATGTACAGCCATACGGAGCACTGCTCGCCTTGCGGACACTTCGTCCAGTCAGACTGCATAATTCGAGAGCTGAATCGGTTCGTGCAGGACTTAAACGTCACCCTATGAAAATCACCATGAAAACTGGCTGCGACCACGAAGGAATCATCAAGGCACATCAGGTCAAAATTATTTCAGATACAGGAGCTTACGCAACGCTGGGCGCGGAGGTGCTCAACTTCGCGACAGAACATGTGATGGGCCCTTACATCATCGATCATATAGATGTAGAAGGTTTCGCTGTATATACCAATAACGGTGTGTCCGGTGAATTTCGAGGGTTTGGCGGCAATCAGGCGATTTTTGCTTTGGAAGGACAGATCGATCGTTTGGCTGAGCGCTTACAGATCGATCCGTGGGAAATGCGCCGCCGCAATTTGCGTAAATATGGAGATCTGGGGCCACTGGGTCAGGAAATTGCTCAGACTGACGGCGCCTTTCAGGTGTGGGATGCGCTGGCGTGTTCGCCCCTGATGACTGAGCCTGCGTCTACTGATAGTGGATCAGGCTTCGTGGAACCATGGATCGTCACCGGAACGGGTGCTGCGATAGCTATGCATGGTGCAGGACTTGGTTACGGTATCCCCGATCCGGCGGGTGGCCGGCTGTCTCTGACGCTAGATGGCAAGATTGAGGCGGTGTTTGGTTACGAGGAGTTTGGTCAGGGCTTAATCGCGACCATGGAACAAATGCTGATTGAACGGTTTGGCTTGGCAGCAGAGGATATCAGCATCGTCATTGGCGATACGGATGTTGTGCCTGATAGCGGATCAAGTACTGCTTCACGTTCGACAAGCATGATGTGGATGGCTCTTCAACGGCTGCAGCCTGACTTTACCGCTCGAGTGTTGCAGGCAGCGGTGACAATAAAACCGAAGCTGGATATCACCGAAATGAAGCTAGGACCTGGCGGGATTTGGCAAAAAGATGGCGGCCTTCTTCTGACGTACAAGGAGCTGGCATTGAGGATTTCAGAACCCATTGTTTGTAATACGAAGTTTACTTATCCAACCACGCCCTTTAAAAGAGTGGGAGCACATTTCCTATACACCTATTCCGCTATCGCGGTCCGCGTGGAGGTTAACCTGCTTACAGGACGTGTCCGTGTGTTGGATCAATATCATGCGGTAGCTGCGGGACCGGTGGCTAATCCACAAGGTTACCTCGGGCAGATTGAAGGTGGCAGCAGTATGGCGGTGGGCTTCACCTTGTCAGAGGATGCTGTAATGTCAGGCGGCAGCTATGTCACCAAAAATTTAGACACCTATTTGGTGCCGACCATTGCCGACATGAATGGCAGCATTCAAGTGCAGCCGATAGAGGATTTGCCGGATCATGATACGTATGGTCCTCGTGGCATTGGAGAGGTGGGTTCCGTCAATTTAGCTCCGGCAGTCGCATCAGCCATATTTCAGGCTGTAGGGAAACGGGTAACCAAGCTGCCCATTGATCCCGAATGGCTGCAATCTACGCCGTTTATTCCACAAAAGGCGGTGAATATCCATGCCGAGCACTAA
- a CDS encoding (2Fe-2S)-binding protein, with protein sequence MPSTNSNSNLNEENLDPASSAEAFTEEKFTFKCNLNGKAISTVIPPSRRLLNVIREDLELTGTKRSCEIGRCGACMVLVDGHPVNSCLAMAYQCSGAEITTIEGLSEAGLHPVQRAFLEEGGFQCGYCTPGMVISVVALLDENPHPTQAEVEEALSGNICRCTGYGGILRAVNKAIGGGVDGRF encoded by the coding sequence ATGCCGAGCACTAATTCGAATTCGAATCTAAATGAAGAGAACCTTGATCCTGCTTCGTCTGCGGAAGCTTTCACAGAGGAGAAGTTCACCTTCAAGTGCAACCTCAATGGCAAAGCAATATCCACCGTGATTCCCCCTTCTCGACGGCTTTTAAATGTCATACGTGAAGATTTGGAGCTGACCGGAACGAAGCGCTCTTGTGAGATTGGCCGCTGCGGAGCCTGTATGGTCCTGGTCGATGGACATCCGGTGAATTCATGTCTGGCGATGGCCTATCAATGCTCAGGTGCCGAAATTACAACAATTGAGGGTCTTAGTGAGGCGGGGCTGCATCCCGTTCAGCGTGCTTTTTTAGAAGAAGGCGGGTTCCAATGCGGTTATTGTACGCCAGGGATGGTCATCTCGGTGGTTGCCCTGCTGGATGAGAATCCGCATCCTACTCAGGCTGAAGTAGAGGAAGCTTTATCGGGTAACATTTGTCGCTGTACAGGATACGGAGGCATTTTGCGAGCTGTCAATAAAGCTATAGGAGGTGGAGTGGATGGTCGTTTCTGA
- the uraD gene encoding 2-oxo-4-hydroxy-4-carboxy-5-ureidoimidazoline decarboxylase translates to MVVSEYRYTLEEINAMSITDFVKHLGGIFEHSPWVAEEAYKQIPFHSIEHLHSTMMQTVLSADRSRMEGLLKAHPDLATRLQVTPLSASEQQGAGLDRLTTEEFTLLSDLNRKYTDKFQFPFILAVRGKNKDDIINAIEARVERSPQEEWVQAFFEIGLITKFRLSDLIIHSS, encoded by the coding sequence ATGGTCGTTTCTGAATACAGGTATACGCTGGAAGAGATAAATGCCATGAGTATAACGGATTTTGTGAAGCATCTAGGCGGCATTTTTGAACATTCACCGTGGGTGGCAGAGGAGGCTTATAAGCAGATCCCGTTCCATTCTATAGAGCATTTGCATAGCACCATGATGCAAACCGTTCTGAGTGCTGATCGGAGCCGAATGGAGGGACTATTAAAAGCTCACCCAGATTTAGCGACTAGGCTGCAAGTTACGCCTTTGTCAGCATCAGAGCAGCAGGGAGCTGGTCTGGATCGGCTAACAACGGAAGAGTTTACTCTCCTGAGTGATCTGAATAGAAAATATACAGACAAATTTCAGTTCCCTTTTATTCTAGCAGTTCGTGGCAAAAACAAAGATGACATTATCAACGCCATTGAAGCGCGGGTAGAACGATCCCCTCAGGAGGAATGGGTGCAAGCTTTTTTTGAGATCGGCCTTATTACGAAATTCCGCCTAAGCGATTTAATCATTCATTCATCATAA
- the pucL gene encoding factor-independent urate hydroxylase, giving the protein MLEPINGRTMFYGKSDVLTYRTYAKPLAVTPVPESSFTGCDNIIFAHNITFAVTGEAFLPSFSEGDNSMVVATDSMKNFILRNTADYTGSTTEGLLQLLSSRFIDRYSHVTAVSVSADRLPFEQVMVPGGEGLRQSHLVLRHSNNESYSASLTVKRGENGTEVVAHECRLKDLQLIKVSGSSFYGFIRDEYTTLPESFDRPLYIFLNINWTYDDVEHALDGDQGQYVAAEQIRDIAHSAFHELNSPSIQSLIYQIGLRVLSRFPQLSTVSFESNNRTWETIVEPEETKGGVFTEPRPPYGFQGFSVSRADLAGETA; this is encoded by the coding sequence ATGCTGGAACCAATTAACGGACGTACTATGTTTTATGGAAAAAGCGATGTTCTAACCTATCGTACCTATGCAAAGCCGCTGGCCGTTACCCCCGTTCCCGAATCTTCATTTACGGGCTGTGACAACATTATATTCGCGCATAATATTACATTTGCCGTTACGGGCGAAGCCTTTCTTCCTTCTTTTTCAGAGGGGGATAATTCAATGGTGGTAGCTACTGATTCTATGAAAAATTTCATTCTGCGCAATACCGCCGACTACACGGGCAGCACAACGGAAGGATTACTGCAGCTTCTGAGCAGCCGTTTTATCGATAGATACAGTCATGTCACCGCGGTTTCCGTTTCCGCAGACCGTTTGCCTTTTGAACAGGTAATGGTGCCTGGGGGCGAGGGGCTTAGGCAGAGTCATTTAGTGCTGCGTCACTCCAATAATGAATCCTATTCGGCTTCGCTGACAGTAAAACGTGGGGAAAATGGGACTGAGGTTGTCGCTCATGAATGCCGGTTGAAGGATTTACAGCTGATTAAAGTGAGCGGGAGCTCGTTTTATGGATTTATCCGAGATGAATATACGACATTGCCAGAAAGCTTTGACCGTCCGCTTTATATTTTTCTGAATATTAACTGGACCTACGATGATGTGGAGCATGCTTTGGATGGAGATCAGGGTCAATATGTGGCTGCGGAGCAGATTCGTGATATCGCCCATAGCGCTTTTCATGAGCTCAATAGCCCTTCGATTCAATCGTTGATTTATCAAATTGGACTACGCGTGTTGTCCCGTTTCCCTCAATTGTCTACCGTTTCGTTTGAGTCTAATAACCGGACTTGGGAAACGATTGTTGAGCCTGAAGAAACCAAGGGCGGCGTGTTCACCGAACCTCGTCCGCCTTATGGCTTTCAGGGATTTTCTGTTAGCCGTGCAGATCTGGCTGGAGAAACAGCTTAA
- the uraH gene encoding hydroxyisourate hydrolase — MSGRLTTHVLDLSRGIPAAGLTLQLWKLTEGVSKLLCEVVTNSDGRLDAPLLEGSELEAGCYELLFMVGDYYRRADAEESAVGIGVPESSVDAKRETSFFLEQIPIRFQIGSSIDHYHVPLLVAPGGYSTYRGS; from the coding sequence ATGAGCGGGCGTCTTACCACCCATGTGCTGGATCTGTCGCGGGGCATTCCTGCTGCAGGACTGACACTACAGCTCTGGAAGCTTACGGAGGGAGTGAGCAAGCTCCTGTGTGAAGTAGTCACGAACAGTGACGGGAGGCTGGATGCTCCGCTGCTGGAGGGGAGCGAGCTGGAGGCTGGCTGCTATGAGCTGTTGTTTATGGTCGGCGATTATTATCGTAGAGCTGATGCCGAGGAGTCGGCTGTTGGCATAGGAGTACCTGAAAGCTCAGTAGACGCTAAACGTGAGACGTCTTTTTTTCTAGAACAAATCCCCATTCGCTTTCAGATAGGAAGCTCTATAGACCACTACCATGTACCTTTGTTAGTAGCTCCTGGTGGGTACAGCACGTATCGAGGAAGTTAG
- a CDS encoding allantoinase — MKEPYELVIKNGNVVLPDQVLKLDIAVSEGKIVALGEELSAAPLTQVIDADGLYVLPGMIDMHVHFNEPALGHWEGFRSGSAALAAGGCTTYADMPLNGNPPTVNEAALQQKLNAAAGNSVVDYVLWGGLVPGNLDDLEALAAAGVTGFKAFLSNPGGEGEGRFREVDEDTLFQGMQRIAALGGILALHAESEAITAVLTADAVRNGRSSACDFAACRPAEAELEAVSRALLYSERTGCRLHFVHISTATAIEKIYEAKLRGLDVSAETCPHYLVLTEREMEDLGPVAKCAPPLRSELEQEKLWEMLAQGKIDLIASDHSPCPTELKMRPELSFFEAWGGISGAQSSLELMFHEGVNVRGLPITLISRLLAGQPAKRFGLDHLKGAIALGLDADLVLLNPNATYTLNAEDLLYRHKHSPYIGKTLSCKVAATICRGRVVYTSDAGVIAEEGGQWLRIRKEQYSL; from the coding sequence ATGAAGGAGCCCTATGAACTTGTGATTAAGAATGGTAATGTAGTGCTGCCTGATCAGGTGCTTAAGCTGGATATTGCTGTTTCAGAGGGAAAGATCGTCGCATTGGGCGAGGAGCTTTCGGCTGCACCACTGACCCAAGTCATCGACGCAGATGGGCTCTATGTCCTCCCCGGTATGATTGATATGCATGTGCACTTTAATGAGCCAGCGCTGGGACATTGGGAAGGCTTTCGCAGCGGTTCTGCGGCGTTGGCAGCTGGAGGCTGCACAACCTATGCAGATATGCCGCTTAACGGCAATCCACCTACGGTGAACGAGGCTGCACTCCAGCAAAAGCTAAATGCTGCGGCTGGCAATTCCGTGGTTGATTATGTGCTGTGGGGGGGTCTCGTTCCGGGAAATCTGGACGATTTGGAAGCATTGGCAGCTGCTGGCGTCACTGGATTTAAAGCCTTTCTCTCCAATCCCGGAGGGGAAGGCGAAGGTAGATTCCGCGAAGTGGATGAGGATACGCTCTTTCAAGGGATGCAGCGAATTGCTGCTTTGGGCGGAATTCTCGCCCTTCATGCCGAAAGTGAGGCCATCACGGCAGTGTTGACCGCCGATGCCGTGCGAAATGGCAGAAGCAGTGCCTGTGATTTTGCGGCTTGCCGCCCTGCTGAGGCAGAGCTGGAGGCAGTCAGCAGGGCGCTGCTGTACAGCGAACGGACTGGATGTCGGCTGCATTTTGTCCATATCAGCACAGCCACCGCCATTGAGAAAATCTATGAAGCCAAGCTTCGAGGGCTGGACGTCTCGGCTGAAACCTGTCCACATTATCTGGTGCTCACAGAAAGGGAGATGGAGGATCTAGGTCCTGTGGCGAAGTGTGCGCCTCCGCTGCGGAGTGAGCTGGAGCAGGAGAAGTTATGGGAGATGCTTGCCCAAGGCAAAATCGACCTGATCGCTTCAGATCATTCTCCGTGTCCGACGGAATTGAAGATGCGACCGGAGTTGTCTTTTTTTGAGGCTTGGGGTGGGATCTCAGGTGCGCAAAGCAGCCTGGAGCTTATGTTCCATGAAGGTGTGAATGTCCGCGGCTTGCCGATTACCTTAATCTCTCGCCTGCTTGCCGGGCAACCCGCAAAACGTTTTGGGCTGGATCATCTTAAAGGCGCTATAGCGCTAGGGCTGGATGCCGATCTAGTTCTGTTGAATCCAAACGCGACCTACACGCTAAATGCTGAGGATTTGTTATATCGCCACAAGCACAGCCCTTACATCGGAAAAACTCTATCCTGCAAGGTAGCTGCGACGATATGCCGTGGACGGGTGGTCTATACCTCTGATGCAGGAGTGATTGCCGAGGAAGGTGGACAGTGGCTGCGGATTAGGAAGGAGCAGTATAGCCTATGA
- a CDS encoding Zn-dependent hydrolase, with product MNDSRVQASTQKLLELLEELAAYTAPGPGVTRLLYTEEWGQAQTFLQQKMAEFGLKVTIDKVGNVYGRLCGRSPEQKIILTGSHIDTVVNGGKYDGAYGVAAAMLALQDLQMNYGQPKRTLEVVSFCEEEGSRFPLAYWGSGHVTERYDGNEAAACKDADGISLQAAMAEFSFLQGTTAGDVSKITGARNDIGAFVELHIEQGIILEKTDTQIGVVLGIVGQRRYMVKVRGVANHAGTTPMLMRHDALTSVVEMLYVLEGAAKAAGEPLVATSGKLEVYPNTPNVIPGEVLFTLDIRHSEEDELECFCMRLFSQYHEIVAKRGVTLEVTPVLHTLPAPMDTKLSTALENICLKQGKTYRTMVSGAGHDAQLFVPRCPTAMIFVPSRAGISHSPEEYTSPEQLAAGLEVLTAMLYELAYE from the coding sequence ATGAACGATTCCAGAGTCCAAGCATCGACCCAGAAGCTGCTCGAGCTGCTTGAGGAGCTGGCGGCATATACCGCGCCTGGTCCGGGAGTTACCAGATTGCTATACACGGAGGAATGGGGACAGGCACAGACTTTTTTGCAGCAAAAAATGGCTGAGTTTGGTTTAAAGGTTACCATCGATAAGGTGGGTAATGTATATGGACGCCTATGTGGACGCAGTCCGGAGCAAAAGATCATTTTAACCGGATCACATATCGATACCGTGGTTAATGGCGGCAAATATGATGGTGCTTATGGGGTTGCCGCAGCCATGCTTGCGCTTCAAGATTTGCAGATGAATTATGGTCAGCCGAAGCGAACGCTTGAGGTCGTATCTTTTTGTGAAGAAGAGGGGAGCCGATTTCCGCTTGCTTATTGGGGCTCGGGTCATGTTACGGAAAGGTATGACGGAAATGAAGCAGCAGCCTGTAAGGACGCTGATGGAATATCATTACAGGCAGCAATGGCGGAATTCAGTTTTTTGCAGGGCACAACGGCTGGGGATGTCTCTAAGATTACAGGAGCCAGAAATGATATCGGCGCTTTTGTAGAGCTGCACATTGAGCAGGGAATTATTCTGGAGAAAACAGACACGCAGATAGGCGTAGTTCTGGGGATTGTTGGACAGAGACGTTACATGGTTAAGGTTAGAGGTGTGGCTAATCATGCTGGCACAACGCCGATGTTGATGCGGCATGATGCACTGACTAGTGTGGTAGAAATGCTCTATGTACTGGAAGGTGCTGCTAAAGCGGCAGGTGAACCACTTGTGGCAACCTCAGGGAAGCTTGAGGTGTATCCGAATACGCCAAATGTGATTCCGGGTGAAGTTCTTTTTACATTAGATATCCGGCACAGTGAAGAGGATGAACTAGAGTGTTTCTGTATGAGGCTTTTTTCGCAATATCATGAAATCGTCGCAAAACGTGGAGTAACCTTGGAGGTTACGCCTGTGCTTCATACACTCCCTGCACCTATGGATACTAAGCTCTCTACAGCGCTGGAAAATATCTGCCTAAAACAGGGCAAAACCTACCGTACGATGGTAAGTGGAGCGGGACATGATGCCCAGCTGTTTGTACCGCGTTGCCCCACTGCGATGATTTTTGTACCCAGTCGTGCGGGTATCAGCCATTCACCGGAAGAGTATACTTCCCCCGAGCAGCTAGCTGCTGGGCTTGAGGTGCTGACGGCGATGCTATACGAGTTAGCTTATGAATAG
- a CDS encoding alanine--glyoxylate aminotransferase family protein, with protein MKRYEDLSPSLRCIMTPGPVEVDPRVLRAMSFPVLGQFDPEFTDMMNETMEMLRELFATRNAWAYPIDGTSRAGIEAVMVSLILPGERVLIPIFGRFGHLLHEIAERCGAEVFVLEKPWGSVFEPGEVIAAMETFKPNVVAMVHGETSTGRVQPLAEIGRACRQMDALFIVDAVATLGGIPVETDAWMLDAVVGGTQKCLSVPSGMAPITYNDRAEAKLMTRKRVERGIRTSDVQPGELSFVRSNYFDLGMLQDYWSPQRLNHHTEMTSMLYALREGLRIALEEGLDARFARHLLHEKALIAGLTAMGLELYGEPSCKLTVVTCVLIPEGIDGESVRTLLLERFGIEIASSFGPLKGKIWRIGTMGFSCRTNNVLRLLGALEAALLRNGFGVACGLGVQAALDVYEENVR; from the coding sequence ATGAAGCGTTACGAAGATTTGTCACCGTCCCTGCGCTGCATTATGACTCCGGGTCCGGTGGAGGTTGATCCGCGTGTGCTGCGGGCGATGTCTTTTCCGGTGCTGGGGCAGTTTGATCCAGAGTTCACCGATATGATGAATGAAACGATGGAGATGCTGCGAGAGCTGTTTGCTACCCGAAATGCATGGGCTTACCCTATAGATGGGACCTCTCGTGCAGGTATTGAAGCGGTGATGGTCAGCTTGATCCTGCCGGGTGAGCGTGTGCTGATTCCGATCTTTGGCCGCTTTGGACATCTGCTTCATGAGATTGCTGAGCGCTGTGGCGCTGAGGTATTCGTTCTGGAAAAACCTTGGGGAAGTGTGTTTGAACCGGGGGAAGTAATAGCGGCTATGGAGACTTTTAAGCCAAATGTGGTGGCGATGGTGCATGGTGAGACCTCTACAGGGCGTGTGCAGCCACTTGCGGAAATTGGCAGAGCCTGCCGCCAGATGGATGCTCTTTTTATAGTTGATGCAGTTGCAACTCTAGGGGGCATTCCTGTCGAAACGGATGCTTGGATGCTGGATGCGGTCGTAGGAGGTACACAGAAATGCCTATCCGTACCTTCCGGAATGGCACCGATAACGTATAATGATCGCGCAGAAGCTAAGCTCATGACCCGGAAGCGAGTGGAGCGTGGGATCAGAACTAGTGATGTTCAGCCTGGTGAATTGTCTTTTGTCCGCAGCAATTATTTCGATCTAGGCATGCTTCAGGATTATTGGAGCCCGCAGCGTCTTAATCATCATACAGAAATGACCTCTATGCTCTATGCACTGCGGGAAGGCTTGCGGATTGCGCTTGAAGAAGGACTGGATGCCAGATTCGCCAGACATCTGCTCCATGAAAAAGCACTTATAGCTGGGTTAACAGCGATGGGGCTTGAGCTTTACGGGGAGCCTTCCTGCAAACTTACCGTTGTCACCTGTGTGCTGATTCCTGAGGGCATAGACGGGGAGTCCGTACGCACGCTGCTGCTGGAGCGGTTCGGCATTGAAATTGCCAGCTCCTTTGGACCTCTGAAAGGAAAGATCTGGCGTATTGGCACGATGGGCTTTAGCTGCCGTACGAATAATGTGCTGCGTTTGCTTGGAGCGCTGGAAGCAGCTTTGCTACGAAACGGATTTGGAGTTGCTTGCGGACTTGGTGTTCAGGCGGCACTTGACGTATATGAGGAAAACGTAAGATAA
- a CDS encoding adenine deaminase C-terminal domain-containing protein, translated as MKMTAFTRKPLADCVPELVATARGDKPATLVITGGKLVNVCSGEILEGMSVGIQGGRIAYVGKDVTHMIGEGTEVIEANGKYIAPGLLDGHCHIESTQLTVTEFSRAVLPLGTTGGFFDAHEIANVFGLKGIGLMLDEMRGTPLAAYMQVASCVPAAGAEFETTGASIGPDEVAEAFTWGPDVIALGEVMNFPGVVYGDEKMLGEIQATLRAGRFVDGHFTWPSSDWRLPVYAAAGVTGDHECVTADDVIERVRLGMYAKMRRGSAWHDVAKTITAHTEHGIDTRRMMLVTDDRSSESLRDEGHMNFVLRDAIAQGVKPKTAIQMATINTAERFGLARDIGSITPGSYADIILLDGNLADINVVLTIAAGVVVAENGVMTAELAKFTYPEEVLASVHLPQRPTAEDFIIAAPIEAGELTTRVIKVRENHVETIERMVSIPVVAGQLDVNAVEGLCKIAVLERHKGTGNKSVAVVEGIGFKEPAAIAMTVAHDSHNVLVIGNDDELMAKAANAVADAQGGVCMITSGGETLFPLAIAGLMSTEPFEIAAEKSAAISTALYDAGCTLNYAFMTLSLLALAVIPTLRITDKGLVRISPEGIKLVPLFVN; from the coding sequence ATGAAGATGACAGCTTTTACAAGAAAGCCTTTAGCAGATTGTGTACCTGAGCTAGTGGCTACGGCAAGAGGAGATAAACCAGCAACACTGGTAATTACAGGCGGGAAGCTGGTCAATGTTTGCTCTGGTGAAATTTTGGAAGGAATGTCTGTTGGTATACAAGGTGGACGTATCGCTTATGTTGGTAAAGATGTGACACATATGATTGGTGAAGGAACAGAGGTTATTGAGGCGAACGGCAAGTATATAGCTCCAGGACTACTCGATGGCCATTGTCATATTGAGAGTACACAGCTGACCGTTACTGAATTCTCTCGTGCGGTTCTGCCGCTAGGCACAACAGGTGGTTTCTTTGATGCCCATGAAATTGCTAATGTATTTGGCCTGAAGGGTATTGGGTTGATGCTGGATGAAATGCGGGGTACGCCTTTAGCTGCTTACATGCAGGTAGCTTCTTGTGTACCTGCGGCAGGTGCAGAATTCGAGACAACGGGAGCTTCTATTGGACCAGATGAAGTGGCAGAAGCCTTTACTTGGGGACCCGATGTGATTGCGCTGGGTGAAGTGATGAACTTTCCTGGCGTTGTTTATGGGGATGAGAAAATGCTGGGGGAAATTCAAGCTACGCTGCGGGCAGGCAGATTTGTAGATGGTCATTTCACATGGCCTTCCAGCGACTGGAGACTGCCCGTGTATGCTGCGGCAGGTGTGACTGGCGATCATGAATGTGTGACGGCAGACGATGTGATTGAGCGCGTTCGACTAGGGATGTATGCCAAAATGCGCCGTGGTTCAGCTTGGCATGATGTAGCTAAAACAATTACAGCCCATACAGAACACGGAATTGATACACGCCGAATGATGCTGGTAACGGATGATCGTAGCTCAGAATCCTTGCGAGATGAAGGGCATATGAATTTCGTTCTACGCGATGCTATTGCTCAAGGTGTGAAGCCTAAAACGGCTATCCAAATGGCCACCATTAATACTGCTGAACGCTTCGGTCTAGCGCGCGATATTGGTTCTATTACTCCGGGTTCTTATGCAGATATCATCCTTCTGGACGGGAATTTGGCAGATATTAATGTAGTGCTGACCATTGCCGCAGGTGTAGTAGTTGCCGAGAACGGTGTGATGACAGCAGAGCTTGCTAAATTCACTTATCCGGAGGAAGTGTTGGCTTCGGTACACTTGCCACAGCGTCCTACCGCAGAAGATTTTATCATCGCTGCGCCAATTGAAGCAGGTGAACTTACTACAAGGGTAATTAAAGTAAGAGAAAATCATGTGGAGACCATTGAGCGTATGGTTTCAATACCTGTAGTTGCGGGGCAGCTGGATGTAAATGCTGTAGAAGGTCTATGCAAAATCGCCGTGCTCGAACGGCATAAAGGTACAGGCAATAAATCCGTGGCCGTTGTAGAAGGCATTGGATTTAAAGAGCCAGCTGCCATTGCGATGACAGTTGCCCATGATAGCCACAATGTACTGGTCATCGGCAACGATGATGAGTTAATGGCTAAAGCTGCAAATGCGGTCGCTGATGCCCAGGGTGGAGTTTGCATGATCACATCCGGTGGAGAAACATTATTCCCGCTGGCCATTGCCGGTCTAATGTCCACAGAGCCATTTGAGATTGCTGCGGAGAAATCTGCTGCGATCAGCACAGCGCTATATGATGCCGGTTGTACTTTGAACTATGCATTTATGACTTTATCGCTGCTTGCATTGGCGGTTATACCGACGTTACGCATCACAGATAAAGGACTTGTTCGGATCTCGCCTGAAGGCATAAAGTTAGTGCCGCTTTTTGTTAACTAA